A single Candidatus Rokuibacteriota bacterium DNA region contains:
- the npdG gene encoding NADPH-dependent F420 reductase, whose translation MRIAILGGTGKEGMGLALRWLKAGHPIIIGSRDAARARAKADELRAQVGGDAGGMTNPEAAAAGDLVVLTLPYTGLAATLPEVKGACQGKVIVSAVVPLAFGGGRLFVPPPIGSAAEEAQQLLGAGARVIAAFHHIAAHELASLDQAIDCDLLLCGDDPAARQQVAELGTSMGLRALDIGPLSNAGLLEGITAVLAMINRRYKVKNSGIKITGL comes from the coding sequence ATGCGGATCGCCATCCTGGGCGGGACCGGCAAGGAGGGCATGGGACTCGCCCTCCGCTGGCTCAAGGCCGGTCACCCGATCATCATCGGCTCGCGGGACGCCGCACGCGCCCGGGCAAAGGCCGATGAGCTGAGGGCTCAGGTCGGCGGTGACGCCGGCGGGATGACCAACCCGGAGGCAGCGGCTGCGGGCGACCTGGTCGTGCTGACGCTCCCCTACACCGGGCTGGCCGCCACGCTCCCGGAGGTGAAGGGCGCCTGCCAGGGAAAGGTCATCGTCAGCGCGGTGGTGCCGCTGGCCTTCGGGGGCGGGCGGCTCTTCGTGCCCCCGCCGATCGGCTCGGCCGCTGAGGAGGCCCAGCAGCTCCTGGGCGCCGGGGCGAGGGTCATCGCGGCCTTTCACCACATCGCCGCCCACGAACTGGCCTCGCTCGACCAGGCAATCGACTGCGACCTCCTCCTCTGCGGCGACGACCCTGCGGCCAGGCAGCAGGTCGCCGAGCTCGGGACGAGCATGGGGCTCCGCGCCCTCGACATCGGGCCCCTCTCGAACGCCGGCCTGCTCGAAGGGATCACGGCGGTGCTGGCAATGATCAACCGCCGCTACAAGGTGAAGAACTCCGGAATCAAGATCACGGGGCTGTGA
- the cofE gene encoding coenzyme F420-0:L-glutamate ligase, whose amino-acid sequence MAARYEVIGVEGLPEIRTGDDLGRLIVDAAARQDTPPREGDCLVVSQKILSKAEGRVVRLTEVVPSPAALAMAGELGRDPRLVELILGESRRVVRMDKGVLIVETRHGWICANAGVDQSNVGLETAALLPEDPDRSAQTLRDRIRRLTALDLAIIVSDTFGRPWREGLTNVAIGVAGLEPIKSYLGERDPAGHVLQATLLAIADELAGAAELVMGKLSRIPVAIVRGLAVVRAEATSKALLRDPARDLFR is encoded by the coding sequence ATGGCGGCGCGGTACGAGGTCATCGGCGTCGAGGGGCTTCCCGAGATCCGGACCGGAGACGATCTGGGACGGCTGATCGTCGACGCCGCGGCGCGCCAGGACACACCCCCGCGCGAGGGGGACTGCCTGGTCGTGAGCCAGAAGATCCTGTCCAAGGCCGAGGGGCGCGTCGTGCGGCTGACCGAGGTCGTGCCCTCGCCGGCTGCGCTGGCGATGGCCGGAGAGCTCGGGCGCGATCCGCGGCTCGTGGAGCTGATCCTCGGGGAGTCGCGACGCGTCGTGAGAATGGACAAGGGCGTGCTGATCGTCGAGACCCGCCACGGCTGGATCTGCGCGAACGCGGGCGTGGACCAGTCGAACGTGGGCCTCGAGACCGCCGCCCTCCTCCCCGAGGATCCCGACCGCTCGGCCCAGACCCTCCGCGATCGCATCCGCCGGCTGACGGCCCTGGACCTCGCGATCATCGTCTCCGATACCTTCGGTCGGCCCTGGCGCGAGGGTCTGACCAACGTGGCCATCGGCGTCGCGGGGCTCGAGCCGATCAAGAGCTACCTGGGCGAGCGGGACCCGGCCGGCCACGTGCTCCAGGCGACGCTCCTGGCCATCGCCGACGAGCTCGCGGGCGCCGCGGAGCTGGTGATGGGAAAGCTCAGCCGGATCCCCGTGGCCATCGTCCGCGGTCTCGCCGTGGTGCGCGCCGAGGCCACCTCGAAGGCGCTCCTGCGCGATCCGGCGCGCGACCTGTTCAGGTAG
- the cofC gene encoding 2-phospho-L-lactate guanylyltransferase: protein MRTVAAIPAKDLENAKQRLVPVLSPDERRALARAMLEDVLEAVTAADLSSVLVVTRDPEVIALVRAFPVTVLEEPENRGHTEAVALARGFAAERGAERFLTVPGDVPQVTPQEITALAEAVPSRPGVAFVPSRSGFGTNGAVLSPPDVMALKFGEPSFPNHLFAARRRGLDPVVLRFPGLGLDIDGPEDLRALLESERQTRSWRLVRGFGIEARLGSSGP from the coding sequence GTGAGGACCGTCGCGGCGATCCCCGCCAAAGACCTGGAAAACGCCAAGCAGCGGCTCGTCCCGGTGCTCTCGCCAGACGAGCGGCGGGCCCTGGCGCGCGCGATGCTCGAGGACGTGCTCGAGGCCGTGACGGCAGCGGACCTCTCGAGCGTGCTGGTGGTCACGCGGGACCCGGAGGTCATCGCCCTGGTCCGGGCGTTTCCTGTCACCGTCCTCGAAGAACCAGAGAACCGCGGCCATACCGAGGCGGTGGCCCTCGCCCGGGGCTTCGCAGCCGAGCGAGGGGCCGAACGGTTCCTGACCGTCCCGGGCGATGTGCCCCAGGTCACCCCGCAGGAGATCACGGCGCTGGCCGAGGCCGTACCGAGCCGGCCGGGCGTCGCCTTCGTCCCGTCGCGCTCGGGCTTCGGAACCAACGGCGCCGTGCTGTCGCCTCCCGACGTCATGGCGCTCAAGTTCGGCGAGCCGTCCTTCCCCAACCACCTGTTCGCGGCGCGCCGCCGCGGGCTCGATCCCGTCGTGCTCAGGTTCCCGGGACTCGGCCTCGACATCGACGGGCCCGAGGACCTCCGGGCCCTGCTCGAGAGCGAGCGGCAGACGCGGAGCTGGCGCCTCGTCCGGGGGTTCGGGATCGAAGCGCGGCTGGGGAGCAGCGGGCCATGA
- a CDS encoding 2-phospho-L-lactate transferase, whose amino-acid sequence MITALAGGTGAARFLRGLASVADPARLTVIGNTGDDLELWGLHISPDLDTVTYTLAGLIDETKGWGVHDDSFHCLRAMAAFGGETWFNLGDRDLATHLFRTECLRRGLALSAVTDAIRRALGVRSRILPMADEPVRTQILSTAGWLPFQEFFVREKAQVEVLDVAYEGADAARPAPGVIEAIREARAVLVCPSNPVTSVGPILAVPGIVEALTDTPAVVIAISPIMAGAAVSGPAGALMAAKGLPVSAAGVARAYRRWLDVMVLDRQDRELTPELLQLGVSPVVTDTLMTDRERETALARAVLEALG is encoded by the coding sequence ATGATCACAGCGCTGGCCGGCGGCACAGGCGCCGCCAGGTTCCTCAGAGGGCTTGCCAGCGTCGCGGACCCGGCCCGCCTGACTGTGATCGGGAACACGGGCGACGACCTCGAGCTCTGGGGCCTCCACATCTCGCCGGACCTGGACACCGTTACCTACACGCTCGCCGGGCTCATCGACGAGACGAAAGGCTGGGGCGTCCATGACGACAGCTTCCACTGCCTTCGGGCCATGGCCGCCTTCGGCGGCGAGACGTGGTTCAACCTCGGCGACAGGGACCTGGCCACCCACCTGTTCAGGACCGAGTGCCTCAGGCGCGGGCTCGCGCTCTCGGCCGTCACCGACGCCATCCGCCGCGCTCTGGGGGTGAGGAGCCGCATCCTGCCCATGGCCGACGAGCCCGTGAGGACCCAGATCCTCTCGACGGCAGGCTGGCTCCCGTTTCAGGAATTCTTCGTCAGGGAAAAAGCCCAGGTCGAAGTCCTCGACGTCGCTTACGAGGGCGCGGACGCCGCGCGCCCCGCTCCGGGCGTGATCGAGGCGATCAGGGAAGCCCGCGCCGTGCTCGTCTGCCCCTCCAACCCCGTCACGTCAGTCGGCCCCATCCTCGCCGTCCCGGGCATCGTCGAAGCCCTGACCGACACGCCGGCCGTCGTCATCGCGATCAGCCCGATCATGGCGGGAGCGGCGGTGAGCGGACCGGCCGGGGCGCTGATGGCCGCGAAAGGGCTGCCGGTGTCGGCGGCGGGCGTGGCCCGGGCCTACCGGCGGTGGCTCGACGTGATGGTCCTCGACCGCCAGGATCGCGAGCTCACGCCCGAGCTGCTCCAGCTCGGGGTCTCGCCCGTCGTGACCGACACGCTGATGACGGACCGCGAGCGGGAGACTGCGCTCGCGCGCGCGGTCCTCGAGGCGCTCGGGTGA
- a CDS encoding HU family DNA-binding protein, whose amino-acid sequence MAKMMTKAAIITSLAQKSNLSKRQVSELMDMLVGLATKEAKNGFVLPGFGKLVLANRKARMGRNPQTGEPIKIPAKRVVKFRVAKALKDAVLGKK is encoded by the coding sequence ATGGCAAAGATGATGACCAAGGCAGCCATCATCACATCCCTCGCCCAGAAGTCGAACCTCTCCAAGCGCCAGGTGTCCGAGCTCATGGACATGCTGGTCGGCCTGGCCACGAAGGAAGCCAAGAACGGCTTCGTGCTCCCCGGCTTCGGGAAGCTCGTGCTCGCCAACCGCAAGGCGCGCATGGGGCGCAACCCGCAGACCGGCGAGCCCATCAAGATTCCGGCCAAGCGCGTCGTCAAATTCCGGGTCGCCAAGGCGTTGAAGGACGCAGTGCTTGGGAAGAAGTAG